From the Lathyrus oleraceus cultivar Zhongwan6 chromosome 4, CAAS_Psat_ZW6_1.0, whole genome shotgun sequence genome, one window contains:
- the LOC127136271 gene encoding uncharacterized protein LOC127136271 yields the protein MRKALEFQEGDNVILRVTLVTGIGQVLKSRKLTPRFIGLNLIIKQVRKADYRFALPPFLSNLHGVCHVSQLKKYILDSSHVIQGDDVQVRENFTIEAYPLRVEDREVNHLRGKEIALVKVVWEGPAGGSVTWELESRMRESYPTLFISSDV from the coding sequence ATGAGGaaagcacttgagttccaagagggagataATGTAATTTTGAGAGTTACTCTGGTAACTGGTATTGGTCAAGTtttgaagtctcgaaagctcacgccgcgtttcattggtctAAATCTGATTATAAAGCAAGTAAGAAAAGCGGATTACAGATTTGCGTTACCACCGTTTCTTTCGAATCTTCACGGTGTCTGTCATGTATCTCAGTTGAAGAAGTATATTCTTGATTCGTCTCATGTGATTCAAGGGGACGATGTGCAAGTTAGAGAGAACTTTACTATTGAGGCATATCCCTTGAGAGTAGAGGATCGTGAAGTGAATCACTTAAGAGGCAAGGAAATTGCATTGGTGAAGGTGGTATGGGAAGGACCTGCTGGTGGAAGCGTGACGTGGGAGCTAGAGAGTCGGATGAGAGAGTCGTATCCGACTCTCTTTATTTCAAGTGATGTTTGA